From the bacterium genome, the window TTCCATTTTCCTTTTCCACCCGTCATCGGCGCCCAGTCGCCGAATCCGGGGAAACAACACTCGACAACACCTGAAACTACGGGCTTTATTTCGGCCTGTACTACAGCAGCATCTCCGCGGATGCTTTTTTTCGGAACCTTGATACTCAAACGCGGACCAGGAGCAGGAACCTCGATAACCTCTTCCGGATCAAGAGTTCCAGCAGGTTGTGCGAAATCCCGGTTCCTTACCGTTATCCTGCCGGATTTCACGGTCACGATACGGTAGCTGCCGGCTTCGGGTTTGCCTCCGTAAAGCGACCCCGTCAAAACGACAGGCACTCCACCCCATTGCCCGATACCCGCCGTATGCCTGTGTCCCTGAAATATCACGGGATATTCGTATGGCTGGAGAATTTCCACAATCTTGCAGGTATCGTCCTCCAGCATGTTGGCGTGCAGAAAGAGCAGCACAGGTATATTTTTACGGATGGATTTGAGGTCGCTGCGCAGCCATTCCAGTTCATCGGGATTGAGACGTATCAGGCCGGAAATCGGACGGTTGTTGAGGAAAACAAAATGGCAGCCCCCGTAATCGAAAGAATAACGTGTACCATGTCGTCCGATCTGCGACGGTCCGAGAGGATCGAATATTTCAGCGAGGTCCTCGGAGGTAATGCCCGTATAATCCAGCTCGTGGTTTCCCACAACGGTATAAACAGGTATCCCTGAGGAGACGATAGGCTGCATAAGCTTGACATACAATTGCAGAAGCGCTGTCCAGCCGACATCGCCCGTATCGCCGCAGTTGATGACAAAAGCCGGTTCCGGACTTAATGTCAGGTATTCATCCACAAACTGTTTGATACGCTGCGGATTGTATATTTTCATGAGGGATTCCTCGTCGAGAGGCTGTCCGATGGGAAATCCGTGGCTCGGTATATGAACATCGGAAAAAACGACAAAAGAGAAATCCTGTGTTTCCGCAGCGAATAACCATCCGCTCCAAACCGCAAAAACACAGAGTATAATCGTGACAATACATAGTCTCCTGGAAATTGATGCCATATGATTTTCCTCCTTATAAAACGTTTGTTTTCAATGAAAATTAAACGGAAAAGCGTATACCCGGCAACTATTATTTCTTCCTTTTCCGGAATAACTGTCATGACAAGCTTCCAGAATGTACCCTTTTCCCCCGTATCATCATCCGAATTATAATAGTAATCTCAATAATAACTGGCAGTTGTCAATCACTACGGTATATGTTTCTGCTTCGTATATCCAAATTATTAAAGGGGAAAAAGCTTGACATTATCATTTAACAGACTAAATTTATCAGAGTAGTCTTTCTCGCAGAACAGGAGACGATATGGCTGATTTACAGTTCGGTCGCGTCCAGATGAAAATAATGCGGGTGCTCTGGGAGAAAAAACAGGCCACCGCGCGAGAGATCACCGATATACTCAACGAGTCCGAACCGATCGCCCACAGCACCGTACAGACACTGTTACGGGCACTGGAGCAGAAAGGGGCTGTCGGCCATGATGTCGAGGATCGTACCTTTACTTTTTACCCGCTCGTGGAAAACGAGAACGTTATGCAGAATGCCCTGAGCGATTTTATCGACCGTGTATTCGCCGGGTCAGCCGGTGGTATGGTCTCGTACCTGGTCAATAACAGGTACATCTCTCCCGAGGAATTGAAAGGTATTTTCCATCTTTTCGATAAAAAGAAACCATAACAGACCGGAATGATCACCGTATGGAGTGGTTACCGAACGTTTCAAACTCTGTTGTTGCTTTCAGCGCCGATTCTATTTATACCCTCATTTAATATTTTCATATAAATAATAGTAACATGGTGTTACCTGTCTATATCGGTCAAGGTGAAGCCCTGTTTTTTCCGTATGTGAGAAGAAATTCTCACATTTTGCTTGACAATAAACCGACTTATATATAAAATATGGTGAGAAGGAATTCTCACATAAAAACGGAGCACGAATATTCCTGTTCCGTTTAACCGCACATACCGGTGTTCTGATTATGTGCATGAGGTATCAAAACATGACACGGGAAAAACCCCGAATGCTGTTTACACAAGTGAAAAATATAATAATATGCCTGCTGCTGGCGGGCGTCACGTGTTTTGTTCCCGGTTCCGTTTCCGGTGACGACAATGACAGCGC encodes:
- a CDS encoding BlaI/MecI/CopY family transcriptional regulator, with the translated sequence MADLQFGRVQMKIMRVLWEKKQATAREITDILNESEPIAHSTVQTLLRALEQKGAVGHDVEDRTFTFYPLVENENVMQNALSDFIDRVFAGSAGGMVSYLVNNRYISPEELKGIFHLFDKKKP